The Streptomyces sp. NBC_01298 genome contains the following window.
GGGAACTCGCCCTGCGTGGTGGCGGCAGCGGTGATGTCGACGCCCGGGGCGGTGATGTCCGGCTTGGTCACCCCGTCGGCGTTCGGTCCGCGGCTGGAGAACTCCGCGAGCTGGTCCTGCTTGTCCACCGCGCCCACGGTGAGTGCGGCGGGGGCGCTGCCGGGCGTGCGCAGGGTGCCCGCCTTGGGTCCCTCGTTCCCCGCGGCCACCACGAACAGCGCCTTGCCGGAGAGCTGGGCGACCGCTTCCTCCTTGGGGTCGGTGCCCGGCTGGTCAGGAGCGCCCAGACTCATGTTGACCACCGTCGCGCCCTGGTCCACGGCCCACTGCATACCGCTGACGATCTCGGAGTCGGATCCGAAGCCGTCGTCGCCCAGGACCTTGCCGTCCAGGAGCTGCACCCCGGGTGCCACACCCTTGTAGAGACCGCCCGACCGCGCGCCCGATCCGGCGATCGTGGAGGCCACGTGCGTACCGTGCCCGTACCGGTCCTTGGAGTCGGGCGAACTGCTGAAGTTCTTCTGCAGGATCTCGACGCCCTTGAGGTCCGGGTGGGTCTCGTCGACCCCCGTGTCCAGGACCGCCACCTTGACGCCCTTGCCGGTGAAGCCCGCTTTCCACATGGCGGGCGCGCCTATCTGCGGCACGCTCTTGTCCAGGGTGGCGCTCACCTTGCCGTCCAGCCACAGGTGCGCGACCGGCGGTTCGGGCGCGGAGCCCAGGGTGCGGGCGTCCTTCCGGCCGGTGACCGCCGTCCAGAGGGCCGCGGCGTCGGCCTTCGGCGCGTTGAACGCCTCGCCCGCCACCGCGGGCAGCTCGCGACGGTCGCGGGCGACCGCCGCCAGCGTGTCGCCGGAGGCCCCGAAGGTCTTGGCCCCCGACGCGTCGCGCCGATAGCCGGCGATCAGGGGCAGCGTGGTGCGGTGCGCGTCGTCGTACCCGTCCCGGACCAGCCCCGCGACGTCGAACAGGCGCCGGTCGAGCACCCCGTCGGCGACCAGTCGCAGGGCGTCCTGCGGAATGACGTACGTGTACGCGCCCTCGCGGCGCACCGAGAAGGCGATCCCCTCACGGCCCGCGCCGCGCAGCAGCTGCTCGACGCTGCCGTCGCCCTTGACGACGACCCGGTCACCCGTGATCAGGGTCACCGTCGCCGGGGGCTTCGCATCCGTCTTCGGCCTTCCCGTCGCCGAAGCCCCCGTACCGTCCGGCGCCGGCTGGGCGCCGGCCGACACGGTCCCGGCGATCAGTGTCCCGGTCACCGCCGCGGCGAGCGCTGCGGTCCTGGCTCTCCCTACGAATCCCACCCGTGTTCCCCCGTGTTCGTGTACAAGCCGATCGTGTCGGCTATCACGCGGCCGAGCCCCGTTCGGTTCTCGGTCGCACGAACAAATTCCGGTGCAGTACACGGAGGTTGGCCGGAACCGGTGTCACCAGGTCACGGGCAGCTCCCGCAACCCGTAGACGATGGTGTCCCGTTGGAAGACGAGCCGCTCCTCGGGTACGGCCAGGCGCAGGCCCGGCAGCTTGCGCAGGACGGCCTCCAGCATGATCTGGAGCTCGACCCGCGCCAGGGTGTGGCCCAGACACTGGTGCGGACCGTGGCCGAATGCCACGTGCCGGCGTGCCGCGTCCCGGGTCACGTTCAGCTCGGCGGGGCAGGCCGGGACGCCGTCCGAGGCGGCGTCCGAGGCGGCGTCCGAGGCGGCGTCCGCCGCGGTGTCCGGGGCGGCGAAGAGTTCAGGCTGCCGGTTGGCGGTGGACAGCATGCAGATCACTCCGTCCCCGGCCCGGATCGGCGCCCCGCCGACCGAGACGTCCTCGGTGGCGGCACGGCCGAGCCCGAGGTGGATGATCGTGAGGTAGCGCAGCAGTTCCTCCACCGCTCCGGGGATCAGGGCCGGTTCGGCCCGCAGTCGGGCGGCCTGCCCGGGGTGGCGCAGCAGGGCCAGGACACTGAGCGCCGCCATGTTGGTGGTGCTCTCGTGGCCGGTGATCAGGAGCATGAAGCCGAGCGAGGCCGTTTCGCGCGCGGTCAGGTCGGGCCGGACCGCGAGCCGGCTGAGGATGTCGTCCCCGGGGTCCCGCCGCTTCCGCTCGGCCAGCCCGGCCAGGTAGCCCATCAGCTCGCGGTGGGCCTCGGAGGCCCGGCCGGGGTCGGTGGTGTTGTCGAGCAGGGTCCGGCTCAGCGACTGGAACAGCGCGTGGTCCTCGTACGGGACCCCCAGCATCAGGCAGATGACCAGGGACGGGACGGGCAGCGCGAAGTCCGCGACGAGGTCGGCGCTCCGGCGGCCGTCGGCGGTCATGGCCTCGACGGCGGCCTCCACCACCTCGACGATGGCCGGGCGCAGTTCCTGGACCCGGCGGGTCAGGAAGTCCTTGGCGACCATCCGGCGCAGCCGGGCGTGCTCCGGATCGTCCATCCGGATGAAACTGGGCTGAGCGGTGGCCAGTTGACGCTGGCCGGGGGAGAGGAAGGGGAATCCGGGGGTGCGTGCGTCGGCGCTGAAACGGGAGTCGGCGAGCACCGCCCGCACCTCCTGATGGCCCGTCACAACCCAGCAGGGGGTGCCGTCGGGGAGCTCGGCACGGCTGACCGGAGCCCCGGCCGCGGCCTGCGTGTAGCCGGGCGGCGGGTCGTAGGGGCAGGAGCCGTAGGGGGCGGGGAGGGTGAGCGCGGCCGCGGTGCCGGGAGTGGCGACGGCGGCGGCAGCGGTCGGCGTGGCGGTGGCGGCGGTGGTGACGGTCATGGTGGCGGATCTCATCCGGAGGGGGGTCGGCCGCCGTCGGGCGGGGTGTGGAGGGCGCCGAGCGTGGCGCACATGGTGGCGCACTGCCCGGCGAGGAGCAGCAGTTCGATCAGCTGGTCGGGGCGCAGTCCGGCCGACAGCCGGTCCCACAGCGGTTGCGGCAGCGGCTCACCGGCCGCGAGCGCGTCGGACGTCTCCAGCAGGGCCAGATCGGCCGCGGACCAGGGGTGTCCGGCGAGCGGTGCGGCCGTGGCCGCCACCTCCCCGGAGTCCAGCCCGGCGTCCGCGGCGACCGCGCGGTGACGGTCGAAGACGAAGGCACCGCCGCGGCGGTGCGCGGTGCGCAGGACCACCAGCTCGCGCTGGCGGCTCGACAAGGTTCCCTCGTGGGTCAGGACCCGGGCCAGGGAGAGCCAGGCGTGGGCGAGGGCGGGATGGTGGGCGAGGGTGCCGAAGAGGTTCACCCGGCCCGGTCCGTCCTGGGCGGATCCGGCCAGCAGCCCGCGCAGCGCGGGCGTCCACCGCTCGGGCGGCAGCGGGGCGATGCGTACGGGACGCTTCGGGGGTTCGGTGGTCATCGGGCTCACCACCGGCAGATGACGACGCCGGCGCTCGCGCCGCTCGCGAACCCGAACATGCCCACCAGGTCGCCCGGATGGAGCCGGTCCGATGTCAGGGCGGTGGCGAGCTGCAGCGGGATGGTGTTGGTCGCGACGTTGCCGTGCGCGGGGAACGTGGACAGGATCCGGGACGGGTCCACGCCCACCCAGCCGCACGCCACCCGGGTGAAGGGCACGGACGGCTGGTGCACGCAGACGAGGTCGAAGTCATCGACGTCCACGCCGAGTTCGCGCACCGCTGCGCGCACCTTGGCGGGCATCCCGTCGAAGGAGGCCACGAGCCGGGCCGAGTCGATCTCCAGGCGGCCCATCGTGCGGTGGTTCGCGTACGGATTGGGCAGCGTCGCCGCCTGCCAGCCCCAGGAGTTGGCGAAGAAGCGGCTCCCGAGGATCCCGGGCCGGGTGCTCGCGCAGACCAGGACCGCGGAGCCCATGTCGCCGGTGCTCAGGCTCGGCAGGGCGCCCATCACCTCGTCCGGGTCGGTGACGCTCCAGCGGCTCTCCCGGGTGCTGACCTCGGCGCTGGAGATCAGCACCCGCCGGTACTGCCCGGTCCGGATGAAGGAGTCGGCCACCTCCAGGGCGTTCAGTACGCCGTTGCAGGCGTTCTTCAGGTCGAACACCGGGCAGTCCAGGCCGAGTTTGGCGGCCACGACATGGGCGGTGGCCGGTTCCTCCATATCGGCGAGGATGCCGGCGTACAGCAGCAGGTCCACCTTCCCGGCCGGGGTGCCGCTCTCCTCGAGGAGGCTGCGGGCGGCGTGCACCGCCAGGTCGGAGGGCTGCTCCTCGTGTGGGGCCACCGTGCGCTGGGACAGCCCGTACATGTGCTGCAGCACGCCCCGGGACATGGGGATCCCGGGGCTGCAGGCCCGGAAGCGGTCCTCGACCGCGGACACGCTCTGGCGCCCCTCCGGTACGTGGACGGTGGCGTGGACGACGGCACTGTGAAGGGCCAAGGGTACGAAGCCTTCTGCTGGTGGGGGACGGCGGTGGTCAGGGCGCGGTGAGGAGGA
Protein-coding sequences here:
- a CDS encoding cytochrome P450, which translates into the protein MTVTTAATATPTAAAAVATPGTAAALTLPAPYGSCPYDPPPGYTQAAAGAPVSRAELPDGTPCWVVTGHQEVRAVLADSRFSADARTPGFPFLSPGQRQLATAQPSFIRMDDPEHARLRRMVAKDFLTRRVQELRPAIVEVVEAAVEAMTADGRRSADLVADFALPVPSLVICLMLGVPYEDHALFQSLSRTLLDNTTDPGRASEAHRELMGYLAGLAERKRRDPGDDILSRLAVRPDLTARETASLGFMLLITGHESTTNMAALSVLALLRHPGQAARLRAEPALIPGAVEELLRYLTIIHLGLGRAATEDVSVGGAPIRAGDGVICMLSTANRQPELFAAPDTAADAASDAASDAASDGVPACPAELNVTRDAARRHVAFGHGPHQCLGHTLARVELQIMLEAVLRKLPGLRLAVPEERLVFQRDTIVYGLRELPVTW
- a CDS encoding carboxymuconolactone decarboxylase family protein, which produces MTTEPPKRPVRIAPLPPERWTPALRGLLAGSAQDGPGRVNLFGTLAHHPALAHAWLSLARVLTHEGTLSSRQRELVVLRTAHRRGGAFVFDRHRAVAADAGLDSGEVAATAAPLAGHPWSAADLALLETSDALAAGEPLPQPLWDRLSAGLRPDQLIELLLLAGQCATMCATLGALHTPPDGGRPPSG
- a CDS encoding 3-oxoacyl-ACP synthase III family protein, which gives rise to MALHSAVVHATVHVPEGRQSVSAVEDRFRACSPGIPMSRGVLQHMYGLSQRTVAPHEEQPSDLAVHAARSLLEESGTPAGKVDLLLYAGILADMEEPATAHVVAAKLGLDCPVFDLKNACNGVLNALEVADSFIRTGQYRRVLISSAEVSTRESRWSVTDPDEVMGALPSLSTGDMGSAVLVCASTRPGILGSRFFANSWGWQAATLPNPYANHRTMGRLEIDSARLVASFDGMPAKVRAAVRELGVDVDDFDLVCVHQPSVPFTRVACGWVGVDPSRILSTFPAHGNVATNTIPLQLATALTSDRLHPGDLVGMFGFASGASAGVVICRW